A single genomic interval of Deltaproteobacteria bacterium harbors:
- a CDS encoding class I SAM-dependent methyltransferase — translation MDATALKAQQHATWTGAAPGWRRHDARLAGITRSVSERLIAELRPGQRVLDIACGTGEPALPAAERVGPTGYVLATDFVAEMVAFAREKAVARGLANIEFRHVDGECLEVPEASFDAVTMRWGLMFMPDPVACLVRARAALKPGGAVSLACWCGPERNPWASIPLAVMRRHVELPAVAPGAPGIFAFADRARLEQTLVAAGFSDVRLDEHALVMSEFASGADYVDFTLEVAGPVAQLVAQLPAETWAVVRREIEQAAEEPTGGGVRLTGVTWIARARV, via the coding sequence ATGGACGCGACGGCGCTGAAGGCGCAGCAGCACGCGACCTGGACGGGAGCCGCGCCCGGCTGGAGGCGGCACGACGCCCGGCTGGCGGGCATCACCCGCTCGGTGTCGGAACGACTCATCGCCGAGCTTCGCCCAGGGCAGCGGGTGCTGGACATCGCCTGCGGCACCGGGGAGCCGGCCCTGCCGGCGGCCGAGCGCGTGGGACCGACCGGGTACGTGCTGGCCACGGACTTCGTGGCCGAGATGGTGGCTTTCGCCCGCGAGAAGGCCGTCGCCCGCGGCCTGGCGAACATCGAGTTCCGGCACGTCGACGGGGAGTGCCTTGAGGTGCCGGAGGCGAGCTTCGACGCCGTCACGATGCGCTGGGGGCTCATGTTCATGCCCGACCCGGTCGCGTGTCTCGTCCGTGCTCGCGCGGCCCTCAAGCCCGGCGGGGCTGTGTCCCTGGCCTGCTGGTGCGGTCCGGAGAGGAACCCGTGGGCGTCCATTCCGCTCGCCGTGATGCGGCGGCACGTGGAGCTGCCGGCGGTGGCTCCGGGGGCCCCCGGCATCTTCGCCTTCGCCGACCGGGCGCGGCTCGAGCAGACCCTGGTCGCGGCCGGCTTTTCGGACGTGAGGCTCGACGAACACGCGCTCGTTATGAGCGAGTTCGCCTCGGGTGCGGACTATGTTGATTTCACGCTCGAGGTTGCTGGCCCCGTCGCCCAGCTCGTCGCGCAGCTGCCCGCCGAGACGTGGGCCGTGGTGCGGCGAGAGATCGAGCAGGCGGCCGAGGAGCCGACCGGCGGGGGCGTCCGCCTCACGGGAGTGACGTGGATCGCCAGGGCCCGCGTCTGA